The DNA window ATCGTGGCCGACTGCGTCACCCCGCGATAAATCACCGTAATCCCTGCCACGAGAAGTAGCCAAAGCCACCCCAATGCTACTTGCTTCGTCACTTGTCTCCCGGTATCTTGGCATATTTGGGCGCTGGGATGTCTGAAACAAGGGCGCGGAGTTGCCGCAGGACGTCCGCTTCCTACATCAAAGATCTAATACCCTGCAGCCAGCAGAGGCATCGGCGTCGCGGCAGTGTGGGATTTGGGATTTGAACAGCTACGCGCTGTACTTCATTCAGCCAGGCTCGCGCGTTGGTCGAAGTCGTGGCGGGAATTCTCGAGCGCGCTGCGGTTCTCCTTGCAGGCTGCTTGAAAGGAAGGCCGCTTGCTATCCTGACCGCGGGAGACTTCAGCTTTGTTCGATCGCCTCATCGCCGCTGCTGCCAATGGCACCACACTACCCGGCGCAACCTCACAAAATATTGAAAAGATTGCAGATCAGGCCAGTCAGGCCGCTTCGCTCGGAGCAAAGCTGGTCCTGTTTCCGGAGCTGTCGCTGACTGGCTTTCTTCCGAATCACCCGGAAAGCAATCACGCCGCCTGGCTGCGGGAGGCACTCTCGTTTGCCCGTAACTCCGCCGAACGACTGGATGGTCCTGCAGTGACCACGCTCGCACGCGCGGCCCAGCAGATTGGCATCTACATCGCGGCGGGCATCCTCGAAGATGCAGGCAATGTCCTCTACAACACACATGTGCTCGTGGGGCCGCAAGGTCTGGCCGGCTACTGGCGCAAAATGCATATCCCGATGTTTGAAATGCCGTTCTACAACGGCGGCTCGGGCCCGGAGGTGATCGATACGCCGATCGGACGGATCGGAGCGAACATCTGTTTTGACACGCTGCTCCCTGAATCAACGCGACTGCTGGCGGTGCAGAATGTCGAGATCGTGCTGTTCCCTTTTGCTGCCGATCCGCCTCCGGTGACACCAGCGGGCTGGGCGGCCTGGGCGGGCCCTGCATTGCGCGCGCGCTGCCAGGAGAATGGCGTATTCGGCGTCGCAGTGAACTACAGCGGTCAGGTGGCAGCGCTGGGTGTGGGACAGAACTTCCCCGGCGGCGGTATGATTGTCGGCCCTCGTGGTGAAGTGTTGGCTGAACAGACGAATCCCGGCGAACTGCTGCTCCACGAGCTCCAAGCGAGCGATCTCCGTGCCGCGCGTGCCGAACCTGAGTATCTTTTCCGCTTCCGCCGCCCGGAGCTGTATGGACCGTTAACGCGCTAGCTGGTCCGCTGAATCGCTATGATTGAATTGGGCGTGGCTTCTCGTGAGTTTGAGAAAGCGCAACTTCCCTGTTGCTCACGATTGCCGACGAGCCCGCTTCCAAGGCCATCAGGCAAACATGACACCAGCCGACCAACACCCGCTTCACCAGATCCTCAAGAACCGCATCGCCATCATCGACGGCGCCATGGGTACGACCATTCGCACCTACGGCATGACCGAGAACGACATCCGCGGGCAACGATTCCAGGATTCGAAGAAGGATCTGCTCAATAACGGCGACCTCTTTTCTCTGACGCAGCCCAAGATGATCTGCGACATCCACCGCCGCTTTCTCGAAGCCGGTGCGGATATTATCGAGACCAATACTTTCGGGGCCACCAGCATCACGCAAAGCGAGTTCTTTGTGGACGACCCGCGTGAGCATGGCGGCCGGAAAGACCCTGAGTTCTATCAGAAGATTATCGACGACCGTTTTCTTAGCAACCTGGCCTGGGAGATCAACGAGCAGTCGGCACGGCAGTGCCGCGAATGGGCCGATCGGGTAGCAAATGCGACAGGGCGGCCACGTTTTGTGGCCGGTGCGATTGGACCGCTGACCGTTTCTCTTTCGAACTCCCCCGACGCCGACGATTCCGGGTTTCGCGTCATCACCTTCGATCAGGTGAAGAAAGCCTACATCGAGCAGGTACGGGCGCTCATTGCCGGCGGTTCCGACTTGCTTCTGGTGGAAACCATCTTCGACTCGCTGAATGCAAAGGCCGCTCTGGTAGCGATTCGTGAGGTGTTCGATCAGGATGGCACGGAGTTGCCGGTCATGATCTCGGCAGCCGTGGGCCGTGGTGGCGAGACGATGATCTCTGCCCAGACCATTGAAGCATTCTGGAACGCGGTGCAGCACATCAATCCGTTGTCCGTGGGTCTCAACTGCTCGCTCGGTCCGGATCTGATGTATCCATTTCTGTCGGAGCTTGCGGAGAAATCCAGCGCTGCCGTCTCCTGCTATCCAAATGCCGGGCTCCCCAACCCTCTCACGCCCACTGGCTTCGATCTGGAGCCCGCCGACATGGGCCGCTTTCTCGGAGACTTCGCCCATGGAGGTCTGATCAATAT is part of the Bryobacter aggregatus MPL3 genome and encodes:
- a CDS encoding carbon-nitrogen hydrolase family protein — protein: MFDRLIAAAANGTTLPGATSQNIEKIADQASQAASLGAKLVLFPELSLTGFLPNHPESNHAAWLREALSFARNSAERLDGPAVTTLARAAQQIGIYIAAGILEDAGNVLYNTHVLVGPQGLAGYWRKMHIPMFEMPFYNGGSGPEVIDTPIGRIGANICFDTLLPESTRLLAVQNVEIVLFPFAADPPPVTPAGWAAWAGPALRARCQENGVFGVAVNYSGQVAALGVGQNFPGGGMIVGPRGEVLAEQTNPGELLLHELQASDLRAARAEPEYLFRFRRPELYGPLTR